A window of Acidimicrobiales bacterium contains these coding sequences:
- the tatC gene encoding twin-arginine translocase subunit TatC: protein MADPDGQMTLMGHLEELRSRLIRSTLAVVAGAVAAWVFYPQILDLLLEPYCHIRGEAVEGSAFGTGCELLVTDPLEPFGVRMMVAGYGGIALAMPVLLWQSWRFVAPGLHARERRWGVLFVGLGVLLFGAGCGLAYWSIPRALDFLIGIGGPDLISVFSPARYLGFVVKMTLAFGIGFQFPLLLVLLQVLGILTPASLRRVRRYAIVGIVAVVAVLTPSGDPFTLLLLSVPMVAFYEMAILVGALRARRHRRAGSE, encoded by the coding sequence GTGGCTGACCCCGACGGGCAGATGACCCTCATGGGTCACCTCGAGGAGCTCCGCAGTCGACTGATCCGCTCGACGCTGGCTGTTGTGGCTGGGGCAGTGGCCGCGTGGGTGTTCTACCCGCAGATCCTGGATCTCCTGCTGGAGCCCTACTGCCACATCCGGGGAGAGGCGGTGGAGGGCAGTGCCTTCGGCACGGGGTGCGAGTTGCTGGTCACTGATCCGCTGGAGCCCTTCGGAGTCCGAATGATGGTGGCGGGCTATGGAGGGATCGCTCTGGCCATGCCGGTCCTGCTGTGGCAGTCCTGGCGCTTCGTGGCACCCGGTCTCCATGCACGGGAACGACGGTGGGGCGTCCTGTTCGTCGGCCTGGGAGTCCTCCTGTTCGGGGCCGGCTGCGGCCTCGCCTACTGGAGCATCCCGCGGGCCCTGGACTTCCTAATCGGAATCGGAGGGCCGGACCTGATAAGCGTCTTCTCACCTGCCCGGTACCTGGGATTCGTTGTGAAGATGACCTTGGCTTTCGGAATCGGCTTCCAGTTCCCGCTCCTCCTAGTCCTCCTTCAAGTCCTAGGCATCCTGACCCCGGCATCGCTGCGACGGGTTCGGCGGTACGCCATCGTTGGAATCGTCGCGGTAGTGGCCGTTCTGACACCCAGTGGCGACCCGTTCACCCTGTTGTTGTTGTCCGTTCCTATGGTCGCCTTCTACGAGATGGCGATCCTGGTGGGAGCGCTAAGGGCCCGCCGCCACCGGCGAGCCGGATCCGAGTGA
- a CDS encoding twin-arginine translocase TatA/TatE family subunit, with product MGNIGGGEILVILLLGLVVLGPGRLAVVARQFGRVIREVRRVATGFQEEFRDLVEDPSLEAMARERGHRLTGSTSPESATDEAEEAGG from the coding sequence ATGGGAAACATCGGGGGTGGCGAGATCCTGGTCATCCTGCTGCTGGGCCTCGTGGTACTCGGTCCGGGCAGGCTGGCGGTGGTCGCCCGGCAGTTCGGTCGGGTGATTCGAGAAGTCCGACGGGTGGCCACGGGATTCCAGGAAGAGTTCCGAGACCTGGTGGAGGACCCGTCCCTCGAGGCCATGGCCCGTGAGCGGGGACATCGCCTGACCGGATCTACGTCGCCCGAGTCGGCCACCGATGAAGCGGAGGAGGCTGGTGGCTGA
- a CDS encoding glycerophosphodiester phosphodiesterase encodes MSNPPLTAPLLFAHRGGRAHAPENTLEAFVLALRLGATGLESDVWCSADGVPVLHHDGRIGRRFRRRTISTLTIPDLPPDVPTLADLYTRVGSQVPLSLDVKDSEAVSDILRVASDHGALPQLWLCHPDPELLTQWRDLDSQVVLVHSTRLERMSGGLERWAADLSDAGIDAVNLPEPDWSGGLVSLFRRFGLRCLGWDAQHPRQIDRLLQMRLDGIFGDHVDRLVDGAARLHGRL; translated from the coding sequence GTGTCCAATCCGCCGCTGACCGCCCCCCTGCTGTTCGCCCACCGAGGCGGCCGTGCCCACGCCCCGGAAAACACATTGGAGGCCTTCGTCCTTGCCCTTCGGCTGGGTGCCACGGGGCTAGAGAGCGATGTCTGGTGCTCGGCGGATGGGGTTCCGGTCCTCCACCACGACGGGCGGATCGGCCGAAGGTTCCGTCGCCGGACCATTTCGACCCTGACCATTCCGGACCTCCCGCCGGATGTTCCGACGTTGGCCGACCTCTACACCAGGGTGGGCTCCCAGGTACCCCTGTCGTTGGACGTCAAGGATTCGGAGGCCGTGTCCGACATCCTCCGTGTGGCCTCCGATCACGGAGCCCTCCCCCAGCTCTGGCTCTGCCACCCGGATCCAGAACTCTTGACCCAGTGGCGGGACCTGGACTCGCAGGTCGTCCTCGTCCACTCCACCCGCCTCGAGCGCATGTCCGGAGGACTGGAACGGTGGGCCGCCGACCTGTCAGATGCCGGAATTGACGCTGTGAACCTCCCCGAGCCGGACTGGAGCGGGGGCCTGGTGTCGCTCTTCCGTCGGTTCGGCCTCCGGTGCCTGGGCTGGGACGCTCAGCACCCCCGCCAGATCGACCGGCTCCTCCAGATGCGCCTAGACGGAATCTTCGGCGACCACGTCGATCGTCTGGTCGACGGCGCGGCACGCCTCCACGGCAGGCTCTGA